A region from the Stygiolobus caldivivus genome encodes:
- the cdvA gene encoding cell division protein CdvA, with amino-acid sequence MPVSVEVLTKFIGQKIKDIYGRDVGVLLHVYTEIDGTVTGIEISKGEEIKSYPPDSLKLDGDSLVLIPEWRNEAFRILGYMEKIRRRQKALEELYSKNEIPKSMYDDMKRKLDAEMLKVREEQGKLKGKLKDRLNKIEDQLAQIEKATIALKMSYISGELPDTAYKNSIEILRLSKESYTIERDDIKKTLDKLDGLDKESLELKPSPSLPTQTEQSAKTESNKSEVALPIPVRVINTL; translated from the coding sequence ATGCCAGTTTCAGTTGAGGTATTAACGAAATTTATAGGACAAAAGATAAAGGACATTTACGGCAGAGACGTGGGAGTTCTGCTTCACGTTTATACTGAGATAGACGGCACTGTAACTGGTATAGAAATTTCAAAGGGCGAGGAGATAAAGAGTTACCCCCCTGATAGTCTAAAACTAGACGGTGATTCGTTAGTCCTTATACCTGAGTGGAGAAATGAGGCCTTTAGGATATTGGGCTACATGGAGAAAATAAGGAGAAGGCAAAAAGCACTAGAGGAACTTTACTCTAAGAACGAGATCCCTAAGAGTATGTATGATGATATGAAAAGAAAACTCGACGCAGAGATGTTAAAAGTCAGGGAAGAACAAGGGAAGTTAAAGGGGAAGCTAAAAGACAGGCTAAACAAGATTGAGGATCAGCTAGCCCAAATTGAAAAGGCCACAATAGCCCTAAAGATGAGTTATATTTCAGGAGAGTTGCCTGACACAGCATATAAAAACTCTATAGAAATCCTGAGACTCTCTAAGGAGAGTTATACTATAGAACGTGACGATATTAAAAAAACACTAGATAAACTTGACGGGCTTGATAAAGAGAGTTTAGAATTAAAGCCTTCTCCCTCATTACCAACGCAGACAGAACAATCCGCAAAGACGGAGAGTAATAAGTCAGAAGTGGCTTTGCCAATACCAGTAAGGGTAATAAATACTCTCTGA
- the gcvPA gene encoding aminomethyl-transferring glycine dehydrogenase subunit GcvPA, which yields MEMHPWLPNLASIKEMLEVIGVNDIYDLFSDVPNEILLKGDFDLPYKEPLSEYEITLRLKELKSKNMKLLTPPFMGGGECPHYVPEAVKFIISRSEFYTSYTPYQPEITQGLLQALFEYQSLIAELFELEVVNASLYDWGSALAEAVMMANRINKKTSIAIPANINPYHKEVLKTWVYGKGLKIIEIPYDKYSGELDYEKAKEIISSSNDISAIYIQQPNYYGVFEEEIETITDYAKKVGAISIMGVNPLSLGLIKPPGEYEIDIAVSDGQELGLPLNYGGPLVGIMATRWDGQLVRQMPGRIVGLTKDSNGNKAFTLILQTREQFARREKATSNITTNEALMAIANAVFLSLLGKHGLKAMAEEIYARSHYTKQKLESIKGVTSAYQGDFFEEFALRFPIDYSLIHSHLLKRGILGGIQIGKSEALFCVTEVHTKKMIDTLISEIKEVIESVEAS from the coding sequence ATGGAGATGCATCCTTGGTTACCAAACTTAGCAAGCATTAAAGAAATGCTGGAAGTAATAGGCGTTAACGACATTTATGACCTCTTTTCCGATGTCCCCAACGAAATTCTCTTAAAAGGGGACTTTGACTTACCTTATAAGGAGCCCTTATCGGAATACGAAATAACTTTACGGCTAAAAGAGCTAAAAAGTAAAAACATGAAATTACTTACTCCGCCATTTATGGGTGGAGGAGAGTGCCCTCATTACGTACCCGAGGCTGTAAAATTTATAATTAGTCGTTCAGAATTTTACACTTCATACACTCCTTACCAACCTGAAATCACTCAAGGGCTTCTTCAAGCCCTTTTTGAGTACCAAAGCTTAATTGCTGAGCTATTTGAACTAGAGGTCGTCAATGCTTCGCTTTATGACTGGGGGTCTGCCTTAGCTGAGGCTGTAATGATGGCTAATAGAATTAATAAGAAGACATCTATTGCTATTCCAGCCAATATAAACCCTTACCACAAGGAGGTACTTAAGACATGGGTATATGGCAAGGGGTTGAAAATTATAGAAATACCTTACGATAAATACTCTGGCGAACTAGATTATGAGAAAGCAAAAGAGATCATATCATCTTCCAACGATATATCCGCTATATATATTCAACAACCAAATTATTACGGTGTCTTTGAGGAAGAGATAGAAACTATAACAGACTACGCAAAAAAAGTAGGAGCAATAAGTATTATGGGTGTTAACCCCCTATCTTTAGGTCTTATTAAACCTCCAGGAGAGTACGAAATTGATATAGCTGTAAGTGATGGACAAGAATTAGGTCTTCCACTAAATTACGGAGGGCCACTAGTAGGTATAATGGCTACAAGGTGGGATGGACAACTAGTAAGGCAGATGCCCGGTAGAATCGTCGGCCTTACTAAAGACTCAAATGGCAATAAGGCTTTTACTTTGATACTACAAACAAGAGAGCAGTTTGCAAGAAGGGAAAAAGCTACATCAAATATTACCACTAATGAAGCACTAATGGCAATTGCCAATGCGGTATTCTTGTCACTTCTAGGAAAGCACGGACTTAAAGCAATGGCTGAAGAAATATATGCGAGAAGCCATTATACTAAGCAAAAACTTGAGAGTATAAAAGGTGTAACGTCAGCTTATCAAGGCGATTTCTTTGAAGAATTTGCATTAAGGTTTCCTATCGACTACTCATTAATACACTCTCACCTACTGAAGAGGGGGATTTTAGGGGGAATACAGATCGGTAAAAGTGAAGCGTTGTTCTGCGTTACCGAAGTGCACACTAAAAAAATGATCGATACTTTAATTTCTGAAATTAAAGAGGTGATAGAAAGTGTGGAGGCAAGCTAA
- the gcvPB gene encoding aminomethyl-transferring glycine dehydrogenase subunit GcvPB: MWRQAKWDEQLITEYKSTSNRVGVLIPTEKEIRENVEIKLPSKLKRAKQPELPQVSELEVIRHFIRLSQMSFGVDTGFMPLGSCTMKYNPKIEEKVSSLVSDYHPLQDFDTVQGILEMVYEMQSMLAEMTGMDQCSLQVPAGAAGELAGVLMIKKYHEDKNRRNRDEMLVADSAHGTNPASAAMGGYKVVYIRTNKEGLVDLDVLKEVTNEKTAGFMLTNPNTLGLFESEILEISKVLHSVDAKLYYDGANLNGILGVVRPGDMGFDIVHINLHKTFGVPHGGGGPGAGAICAKGEMVEYLPYPLVQKKDGKFTFDYVPSRSIGKIATFYGNIGNVARAYAYILGLGSKGLSMVGKMSTLATNYLISKLKDLRGLSLPFSDRPRKHEVVFSAKPLFNDTGVSANDIAKALIDRGFYAPTIYFPPNVEEALMIEPTETEPKEVLDSYAEAIRQIIDEAYKNPQAILNSPSKTAVSRIDQVIANHPSTVTPTYRVYRLRSEGKISHLK, from the coding sequence GTGTGGAGGCAAGCTAAATGGGATGAACAGTTAATCACAGAATACAAGAGTACTAGCAATAGAGTAGGTGTCTTAATACCAACCGAGAAGGAGATTAGAGAAAACGTTGAGATTAAGTTACCTAGTAAATTAAAGAGGGCTAAGCAACCGGAACTACCCCAAGTATCAGAGCTTGAAGTTATAAGGCATTTCATAAGGCTTTCGCAGATGAGTTTTGGTGTTGATACGGGTTTTATGCCTCTAGGTTCATGCACTATGAAGTATAACCCAAAGATAGAAGAGAAAGTAAGCTCATTAGTTTCTGATTATCACCCGCTTCAAGACTTCGACACTGTACAAGGTATTCTTGAAATGGTATACGAAATGCAGAGTATGTTAGCTGAAATGACTGGTATGGACCAATGTAGTTTACAAGTTCCAGCAGGTGCTGCTGGGGAATTAGCCGGAGTTTTAATGATAAAGAAATATCATGAGGATAAAAATAGACGAAATCGTGATGAAATGTTAGTTGCAGATTCAGCTCATGGTACAAACCCAGCGAGTGCTGCTATGGGAGGTTATAAAGTAGTATATATTAGAACAAACAAAGAAGGACTAGTAGATCTTGATGTCTTAAAAGAGGTTACTAACGAGAAAACTGCAGGTTTTATGCTTACTAACCCTAACACTCTGGGTCTGTTTGAAAGTGAAATCTTAGAGATTTCAAAGGTTTTGCACAGCGTTGATGCTAAATTATATTACGATGGTGCTAATTTAAATGGAATACTAGGTGTCGTTAGACCTGGCGATATGGGTTTTGATATAGTCCACATTAATTTACACAAGACCTTCGGTGTCCCTCATGGAGGTGGAGGACCAGGGGCTGGTGCTATATGTGCTAAGGGAGAAATGGTAGAGTATTTACCATATCCATTAGTTCAGAAAAAAGATGGTAAATTTACCTTCGATTACGTACCTTCAAGGAGTATAGGGAAAATAGCTACATTTTACGGCAATATAGGGAACGTCGCCAGAGCTTATGCGTATATTTTGGGACTAGGCTCTAAAGGGTTATCGATGGTAGGAAAGATGAGTACCTTAGCTACAAATTATCTGATCAGTAAGTTGAAGGATTTGAGGGGATTATCCCTACCTTTTTCCGATAGGCCTAGAAAACACGAGGTAGTATTTTCTGCCAAGCCTTTATTTAATGATACCGGTGTCTCTGCTAATGATATTGCTAAGGCCCTAATCGATAGGGGTTTCTATGCACCTACAATTTACTTTCCACCAAATGTTGAAGAGGCATTAATGATAGAACCTACAGAGACGGAGCCTAAGGAAGTTTTAGATAGTTATGCTGAGGCAATCAGGCAAATAATTGACGAGGCGTATAAAAATCCTCAGGCAATTCTTAACTCTCCGTCCAAGACTGCGGTAAGTAGGATCGATCAAGTTATAGCTAACCATCCTTCTACTGTAACACCTACATACAGAGTTTATAGGCTAAGAAGCGAAGGAAAAATATCTCACTTAAAGTAA
- the rpiA gene encoding ribose 5-phosphate isomerase A — MDAKQVVAEFVSPMLLQHRVIGMGTGKTVRKLIEVLDNKNMLKDKIFIASSMDTELELSKRGALVLSLTTGIKPEIYVDSFDAVTKDKIMVKGGGAALLREKLLYYFSQKSVFIGEYTKLNTSAKLSVPVEVVQTGLSYVLSELSSLGYNVKIRESNGKIGSIITDNGNAIIDAEVNSRELCEFEKKVKEIPGVVESGVFCGKKGVRDYEIILGTDQGRIEVM, encoded by the coding sequence ATGGATGCAAAACAAGTCGTGGCTGAGTTCGTATCACCTATGTTATTACAGCACAGAGTAATAGGCATGGGCACTGGTAAGACAGTCAGGAAGTTAATTGAAGTCTTAGATAATAAAAATATGTTAAAGGACAAGATTTTTATCGCTAGCTCAATGGATACAGAGCTTGAGTTGTCAAAGAGAGGAGCACTAGTATTATCTTTAACCACAGGTATAAAGCCAGAGATTTATGTTGATAGTTTTGATGCGGTAACTAAAGATAAAATCATGGTAAAAGGTGGGGGTGCAGCTCTACTTAGAGAGAAATTACTATATTATTTTTCACAAAAGTCTGTTTTCATAGGAGAGTACACGAAACTTAACACATCAGCTAAACTAAGCGTCCCCGTAGAAGTTGTACAAACTGGGTTATCTTATGTTTTATCTGAACTAAGCTCTCTGGGATATAATGTTAAAATCAGAGAAAGTAATGGGAAAATAGGAAGTATAATAACAGACAATGGAAACGCAATTATCGATGCAGAAGTTAATTCTCGGGAGTTATGTGAATTCGAAAAGAAAGTGAAAGAAATACCGGGAGTAGTCGAAAGCGGTGTATTTTGCGGTAAAAAAGGAGTAAGGGACTATGAAATAATTTTAGGAACAGATCAAGGCCGTATAGAAGTGATGTGA
- a CDS encoding ATP-binding protein yields the protein MVNETGQKKTTYYLKLVRKGLISCFRLTPVERFKSVIAEWLTSRLPDLVERDVSLPLDKDYIITVTGGRRSGKTFLLYQAIREIIKRGMASQDEILYVDFEDYRVKGISVDDLDKLLTSFIELTGKQPKYLFFDEIQNVRGYGSWFRKKINAKIYLSGSSSQLTPINIAEELRGRSINYEVYPLSFREFLRFKGIAYSPLIAYTPQRGILLSLLREYLYYGSYPAVVLEREDKVKLLRSYFDSVIVRDLSNVTPNIAESFATYLVANYSSLITINRVYNYLRGLGIKIGKETVLELFSKAKESYFSYFVEEFDKSESKRKVNPKKLYVVDTGYSTALGYEFSISRAMENAVFIELLRRGYKEVYYWKGKREVDFVVSKNFTPITLIQVTYATDKVEERETEGILEAKSRLKVDSSLIITWDYEGEVKGIKALPLWKWLLSQEE from the coding sequence ATGGTAAATGAAACTGGTCAGAAAAAGACCACTTACTATCTAAAACTGGTCAGAAAAGGACTTATATCCTGTTTCAGATTAACTCCCGTGGAGAGGTTTAAGAGTGTTATTGCAGAATGGTTAACCTCAAGGTTACCAGACTTGGTAGAGAGGGACGTGTCTTTGCCTTTAGACAAGGACTACATAATTACCGTAACTGGAGGTAGGAGGAGCGGGAAGACGTTCCTGCTCTATCAGGCTATTCGAGAAATAATTAAACGCGGTATGGCATCTCAAGATGAGATTTTGTATGTGGACTTTGAAGACTATAGAGTTAAGGGAATATCTGTAGATGATCTAGATAAGCTTCTGACTTCATTCATAGAATTAACAGGGAAGCAGCCAAAGTATTTATTCTTTGATGAGATACAGAACGTTAGGGGCTATGGGAGCTGGTTTAGGAAAAAGATTAACGCTAAAATTTACTTATCTGGCTCTTCGTCACAATTAACCCCGATAAATATCGCGGAGGAGTTGAGGGGAAGGAGCATAAACTACGAGGTCTATCCACTATCGTTTAGGGAGTTTTTAAGGTTCAAGGGGATCGCGTACAGCCCTCTTATCGCGTACACTCCCCAGCGGGGCATACTACTTTCTCTACTTAGAGAGTATCTGTATTACGGGTCCTATCCTGCTGTCGTTCTCGAAAGGGAAGATAAAGTGAAACTTTTGCGCTCGTATTTCGATTCGGTCATAGTAAGGGATCTTTCAAATGTAACCCCAAATATTGCTGAGAGTTTTGCCACCTACTTGGTCGCCAATTATTCGAGCCTGATAACAATAAACAGAGTTTATAACTATTTGAGGGGCCTCGGTATTAAAATAGGGAAAGAGACAGTCCTAGAGTTGTTCTCAAAAGCCAAGGAGAGCTATTTTTCTTACTTTGTTGAGGAGTTCGATAAGAGCGAGAGTAAGAGGAAGGTAAACCCTAAGAAGCTCTATGTGGTAGATACCGGATATTCAACGGCTTTAGGTTACGAATTTTCGATATCAAGGGCTATGGAGAATGCGGTATTCATAGAACTCTTGAGGAGAGGTTACAAGGAAGTATATTACTGGAAAGGGAAGAGAGAAGTAGATTTCGTAGTAAGTAAGAACTTTACCCCCATCACATTAATTCAGGTAACTTATGCTACCGATAAGGTGGAAGAAAGAGAAACGGAAGGGATACTTGAGGCCAAGAGTAGGCTAAAAGTTGATAGTTCCTTAATTATAACCTGGGACTACGAAGGAGAAGTTAAGGGGATCAAGGCATTACCGTTGTGGAAGTGGTTATTAAGCCAGGAAGAATAG
- the eno gene encoding phosphopyruvate hydratase, giving the protein MSDSSRIKKIRGYQVLDSRGNRTIRVKVETYGGVSDFGDAPAGASKGTREAVELRDKDGGVTEAVRIVDSVINDALRDFDVLNQLAVDRTLLKLDGTVNKSRIGGNTTIATSIAVLKTAAKSLNIEYFRYIGGPKTRYTPIPLLNILNGGLHAGNMLKIQEFIIIPKDFDSFSDALFASTTIYKKLKDLITERYGKIYTALGDEGGVSPPLEKTRDALDLVYTAIKNSGYEGQVYIGMDAASSDFYNDGVYEIDGKKYSPDEMIDYYANLANEYPILYLEDPFNENDFDRFATLQSKLKNTIVTGDDLYTTNVEYLKKGIEKKSTTGTIVKPNQIGTLSETFDYIELAKKNSIKIIVSHRSGETEDHFIADLAVGVQSDFIKTGAPARGERTSKYNRIIEIERDYGLEYYGKRL; this is encoded by the coding sequence ATGAGTGATTCGTCTAGGATAAAGAAGATAAGAGGATATCAAGTATTAGATTCTAGAGGAAATAGGACTATTAGAGTAAAAGTAGAGACGTATGGAGGAGTATCGGACTTTGGAGATGCTCCTGCAGGTGCCTCAAAAGGTACTAGGGAAGCGGTTGAATTAAGGGATAAGGACGGTGGAGTTACAGAAGCTGTAAGAATAGTTGATTCTGTTATTAACGACGCATTACGGGATTTTGACGTTCTAAATCAACTAGCCGTAGATCGGACTCTTCTTAAATTAGATGGAACCGTAAACAAGAGTAGGATAGGTGGTAATACTACCATTGCCACTTCTATAGCAGTTCTCAAAACAGCAGCTAAAAGCCTCAATATAGAATACTTTAGATATATAGGGGGTCCTAAGACTAGGTATACGCCTATACCTCTTCTTAATATTTTAAACGGAGGTCTTCATGCGGGTAATATGCTTAAGATCCAGGAGTTTATTATAATACCTAAAGATTTTGATTCGTTTTCAGATGCATTATTCGCATCTACTACTATCTACAAGAAACTCAAAGATCTAATAACCGAAAGATATGGAAAAATATATACCGCCTTGGGCGATGAAGGGGGAGTCTCTCCACCACTTGAAAAGACTAGGGATGCATTAGACCTTGTATATACTGCCATAAAGAACTCGGGATATGAAGGCCAAGTTTACATAGGTATGGATGCAGCGTCATCAGATTTCTATAACGACGGGGTTTACGAGATCGACGGCAAGAAGTATTCCCCAGATGAGATGATTGACTATTATGCAAATTTAGCTAATGAGTACCCAATACTGTACTTAGAGGATCCCTTTAACGAGAACGATTTCGACAGGTTTGCAACTTTACAATCTAAGCTCAAGAATACTATAGTGACGGGAGACGATCTTTACACCACTAACGTAGAATATTTAAAGAAAGGTATTGAAAAAAAATCTACAACTGGTACTATAGTTAAGCCTAACCAAATAGGAACCTTAAGTGAGACCTTTGACTACATAGAATTGGCTAAGAAAAATTCTATAAAAATCATTGTTAGTCACAGGAGTGGAGAAACTGAAGATCATTTCATAGCAGATTTAGCTGTTGGCGTCCAGAGTGACTTTATCAAAACTGGAGCTCCAGCTAGGGGAGAAAGGACTAGTAAGTATAATAGAATAATAGAAATAGAAAGGGATTATGGACTAGAATACTATGGGAAGAGGTTATAA
- the gcvT gene encoding glycine cleavage system aminomethyltransferase GcvT has product MFSSPLLDIETKLNADIGEFAGWQMPMKYTSYLDEHLAVRSSCAFFDLSHMGRLRIKGKIDELDKLVAKEIKKEKIGKMIGPTAFLNDKGGFEDDVMLYKVNEDEFLVVTNAINREKIINWIRKNSQLNVEDLTFDLAMIAIQGRTVWNIIEKVELQPLEFKLNTKYMNEEVYLISRSGWTGEDGIEIWGRPETLSRLIIKLVNLGVKPAGLITRDSLRQEMGFVLYGEDIDSFITPVEARYWVFSLDKEFIGREKIVEQLKTGVDKIRIGFKGKKNERTIPRKDNPFMVLGNKVGYVTSSTYSPYLNRVIGMGYVKPDHLYLGFNLNVDVRGKMIDVKISDFPLIG; this is encoded by the coding sequence ATGTTTAGTTCACCTCTTTTGGATATTGAAACAAAGCTAAATGCCGATATAGGAGAATTTGCAGGCTGGCAAATGCCGATGAAATATACTAGTTATCTAGATGAACACTTAGCAGTTAGGTCGTCATGTGCTTTCTTCGACCTCTCTCACATGGGAAGATTACGAATTAAAGGGAAAATAGACGAACTTGACAAGTTAGTAGCAAAGGAAATAAAGAAAGAAAAAATCGGAAAAATGATAGGACCTACTGCATTCCTTAACGATAAGGGAGGGTTTGAGGATGACGTAATGTTATATAAGGTAAATGAGGATGAATTTCTAGTAGTTACAAACGCAATAAATAGAGAGAAAATAATAAACTGGATAAGAAAAAACTCACAGCTTAACGTAGAAGACCTTACCTTTGATCTAGCTATGATAGCCATTCAGGGAAGAACCGTGTGGAATATAATAGAAAAAGTCGAGTTACAACCATTAGAGTTTAAGCTAAATACCAAGTACATGAATGAGGAAGTATACCTCATAAGTAGATCTGGCTGGACTGGAGAGGACGGTATAGAAATATGGGGAAGACCAGAAACACTTTCAAGACTTATTATAAAACTTGTCAACCTAGGTGTGAAACCTGCAGGACTTATCACAAGGGATAGCCTGAGGCAAGAAATGGGATTCGTACTCTATGGGGAAGACATTGATTCCTTTATTACACCAGTCGAAGCGAGGTATTGGGTATTTTCTCTAGATAAAGAATTTATTGGAAGAGAAAAAATAGTTGAGCAATTAAAGACTGGAGTAGATAAGATAAGAATAGGGTTTAAAGGTAAGAAGAATGAAAGAACCATTCCCAGAAAAGATAACCCTTTCATGGTTTTAGGGAATAAAGTTGGATACGTGACCAGTAGTACCTATAGCCCTTATCTAAATAGGGTAATTGGAATGGGTTACGTTAAACCTGATCACCTTTACTTAGGTTTTAACTTAAACGTTGATGTAAGGGGAAAAATGATAGATGTAAAAATATCGGACTTCCCATTAATTGGGTGA
- a CDS encoding chromatin protein Cren7, with amino-acid sequence MPRKKQSDPDTCPNCGTKADKPTKTWQLVSPLPDAYGRITITVMGSYECPKCGHKWKAVVSKIKAGGSSVEVEGKKGVKKIGEEEQKEEENRAEVIELDLSDLDEDEEE; translated from the coding sequence ATGCCTAGGAAAAAACAGAGCGATCCAGACACATGTCCGAATTGTGGTACCAAAGCGGATAAACCGACAAAGACTTGGCAACTCGTATCCCCACTTCCAGACGCTTACGGGAGAATAACGATAACTGTAATGGGTTCTTATGAGTGCCCTAAATGCGGACATAAATGGAAAGCTGTGGTCTCGAAAATAAAAGCCGGTGGAAGCTCGGTAGAGGTAGAAGGGAAGAAAGGGGTTAAGAAAATAGGAGAAGAAGAACAAAAAGAAGAGGAAAATAGAGCAGAAGTAATAGAATTAGACTTAAGTGATCTGGATGAAGATGAAGAAGAGTGA
- the cdvC gene encoding cell division protein CdvC: MSAQSMLEEMARKYAVAAVKADKEGNVEEAINNYKKAIEVLSQLVALYHDSNTIKVYEQMINEYKRRIEVLKEVIPANGEEQVKTTSVSIEDLIVKEKPKVSFNDIVGLDDVKEALKESIVYPTKRPDLFPLGWPRGILLYGPPGCGKTMIAAAVANEIDSYFIQVDAASIMSKWLGEAEKNVAKIFTNARELSKKEDKPVIIFIDEIDALLGVYNSENGGEVRVRNQFLKEMDGLQDKSESFKVYVVGATNKPWRLDEPFLRRFQKRIYVKLPDFNQRLSLLKYYSSKINLDSSVNLNQLAELTDGYTASDIKDIVQAAQIRVVKEMFEKNLSEPRPVNINDFIEVLKVRKPSVNQEMIKAYEVWHEKFKAL, translated from the coding sequence ATGTCTGCGCAGTCTATGCTAGAGGAGATGGCACGAAAGTATGCTGTGGCAGCTGTCAAAGCTGATAAAGAGGGAAATGTAGAAGAAGCTATAAATAACTACAAAAAAGCAATAGAAGTATTATCGCAATTAGTAGCTCTTTATCATGACTCAAATACTATCAAGGTATATGAACAAATGATCAATGAATACAAAAGGAGAATAGAGGTCCTTAAAGAAGTAATCCCGGCTAACGGGGAAGAACAAGTTAAGACTACGAGTGTTAGCATTGAAGATTTGATAGTCAAAGAGAAACCTAAAGTGTCGTTTAACGACATTGTAGGGCTTGATGACGTTAAGGAAGCGTTAAAGGAGTCAATAGTTTATCCAACTAAAAGACCGGATCTATTTCCACTAGGTTGGCCTAGAGGGATCCTACTATATGGCCCACCTGGTTGCGGAAAAACAATGATAGCGGCTGCCGTAGCTAACGAGATCGATTCATACTTCATTCAAGTAGACGCTGCGTCTATAATGTCTAAGTGGTTAGGTGAAGCAGAAAAAAATGTGGCAAAGATATTTACCAACGCTAGAGAACTCTCCAAAAAAGAGGACAAACCTGTAATTATATTTATTGATGAAATAGACGCGTTGTTAGGGGTATATAACAGTGAAAATGGAGGAGAAGTAAGAGTTAGGAACCAATTTCTAAAAGAAATGGATGGTTTACAAGACAAGTCAGAATCGTTTAAAGTGTACGTAGTAGGTGCAACCAATAAACCATGGAGACTAGATGAGCCATTTTTGAGAAGATTCCAGAAGAGAATATATGTAAAATTACCTGACTTCAACCAGAGATTATCGCTGCTTAAGTATTACTCTTCTAAGATTAATCTCGATAGTAGCGTTAATTTAAATCAATTAGCCGAGTTAACAGACGGTTATACTGCTAGTGATATAAAGGACATTGTACAAGCTGCACAAATAAGAGTAGTAAAGGAGATGTTTGAGAAGAATTTATCCGAGCCTAGACCGGTCAACATTAATGATTTCATTGAAGTTTTAAAAGTTAGAAAACCGAGTGTTAATCAAGAAATGATCAAAGCCTACGAGGTATGGCATGAGAAGTTTAAGGCCCTTTAG
- the cdvB gene encoding cell division protein CdvB has product MFDKFSSIFNSDRKRKIQLNKVITEISLKLKDQQDRLDEAIRRLKERDKELFEKVVRAQIEGDMARATIYAQEISDIRKMIKIIYTAYLAIEKVRLKLDTVQELQGVSLVLFPVMKILGELKDQIKGVAPEVALALDSITSSVNSIAIETGAISEKSVVPAIVDEQAKQILDEAQKMAEVKVREILPELPHPPSELPKPRAQAVQIKRSLTEQMLLDYIRSTGGFLDLEYLSKNYGVDKVEVLNLLKRLEQKGLIALEG; this is encoded by the coding sequence ATGTTTGATAAGTTCTCATCAATTTTTAACAGTGACAGGAAGCGTAAAATTCAGTTGAATAAGGTGATCACTGAGATATCCTTAAAGTTAAAGGACCAACAGGACAGACTTGACGAAGCCATAAGACGGCTTAAAGAGCGAGATAAGGAACTGTTTGAGAAAGTAGTCAGAGCACAGATAGAAGGAGATATGGCGAGGGCGACGATTTATGCCCAAGAAATATCAGATATAAGAAAGATGATTAAAATAATTTACACCGCATATTTGGCCATTGAGAAAGTAAGGCTAAAACTTGATACCGTACAAGAGCTTCAAGGAGTTTCCTTAGTCTTATTCCCGGTCATGAAAATCTTAGGCGAACTCAAAGACCAGATCAAAGGTGTCGCACCAGAAGTAGCTTTAGCTCTGGATTCGATAACCAGCAGCGTAAACAGCATAGCGATAGAAACTGGTGCGATAAGTGAAAAATCTGTAGTACCCGCGATAGTAGATGAGCAGGCTAAACAGATTTTAGATGAAGCACAGAAAATGGCTGAAGTAAAGGTGAGAGAGATCTTACCCGAGTTACCGCACCCACCATCCGAGTTGCCGAAGCCAAGAGCACAGGCTGTACAGATAAAGAGGAGCCTTACTGAGCAAATGCTATTGGATTATATTAGAAGTACGGGTGGGTTCTTGGATCTAGAGTACTTATCGAAAAATTATGGTGTAGATAAGGTTGAAGTACTTAATTTATTAAAGAGATTAGAACAGAAAGGTCTAATAGCTTTAGAGGGGTAA
- a CDS encoding signal peptidase I: protein MKMKKSDVILLALIIIIYISVFSGVVQTASVEGVSMYPVFQNGFLTFYTSPKNITVGNIIIYKSELGTYVIHRVVQINYQYHSYVTQGVDPITNPIPDNRIGLEPPYGVPKQFVVGKVLEVHGVIISIPYLGYISILFSLL from the coding sequence ATGAAGATGAAGAAGAGTGACGTGATACTTCTCGCTCTTATTATAATAATTTATATAAGTGTGTTTTCTGGTGTTGTACAGACGGCAAGTGTAGAAGGAGTATCAATGTATCCAGTCTTTCAGAACGGCTTCTTAACTTTCTATACCTCACCTAAAAATATAACTGTAGGTAATATAATTATCTATAAATCAGAACTGGGTACTTATGTTATCCATAGAGTAGTTCAAATAAATTACCAGTATCATAGTTATGTCACACAAGGAGTAGATCCAATTACTAACCCTATCCCGGATAATAGGATAGGCTTAGAACCGCCTTACGGAGTTCCGAAACAATTTGTCGTAGGAAAAGTACTTGAAGTTCATGGAGTTATAATTTCAATACCTTATTTAGGATATATATCTATATTATTCTCGTTACTTTAA